The window CTCGGCCAACTCGTCGCTGATCGAATCGTCTGCGTCCACGCGCGCCTGGCTGGTGGTCAGCAAAGGATTCTGATCTGTTCATCCCGACTGCGGTATCGGGCTGGGAGAGGGGCGGGAAAGTTCGCATGGTCCGAACGTGCTCTCCCGATCCCCAGCGTTGATCCGCCACGTCAGCAGATGCCTGGCAGCGCCGCATCCATCTCCTGCGCACTCTCCAGAAACACCCGACGCAGCCACTGGATGCCAGGATCATTGCTGCGGTAGCGATGCCACTGCATCATCTGCCGCATCTCGCCCAGCGACAGCGGACTCTCCTTGATCACCACCGGCCATTGCGGAGCCAGCAGCTGCGCCAGCCGGGCATGCACCGTGGCGATGCGGTCCGTCCCCTGTACCAGCGCCAGCGCAGAAGCGAAGCTGAAGCTGGTCACTTCCACCCGGCGCGCAAAGCCCAGCTTCCTGGCCATCCACGCCTCCACCGACGACGCATTGGCCCCAGGCGGCACCATCACCACATGGCCTGAGGCCATGTAGCGTTCCAGCGTCAGCTCGCCTTGCGCCAGCGCACTGTCGCGCCAGACCACGCAGACATGCCGTTCGCGGAAGACCTCTTCGGCAGGATGATCGGGCGTGCAGAATTCCTGCGGCAAGACCAGCAGGTCCACCTCGGCCCGATCCAGCGAGCGGGTCGGGTCTTGCACCTGCGGCATCAGGGCAAAGCGGATGTGCTTGCCCTCGGCGTGCGCGCGCGCCAGCACCCGGGGGATGAGGACGGAGAGCGTAAAGTCCGAAACCGAGATGCGAAACTCGCGCGTGGACTCGGCCGGCACGAAGGCCGGCAGCGCCGCGATGGAGCCATCGATACGCCGCAGCACATCATGCACCGCATCCTTGAGCACCTCGGCGCGCGGCGTGGGCTCCATGCGCCGGCCCACCTGGATCAGCAATTCATCATCGAAATACTCGCGCAGCCGCGCCAGGGCATTGCTCATGGCCGACTGGCTCAGATGGATCTTTTCGGCGGCGCGGCTGATGCTCATCTCCGTGAGCAGTGCATCCAGGGCGACCAGAAGATTGAGGTCGAGCTTGTTGAAACGCATGGCGCTGGTCTCCGTTGTTGTGCTTGTTCTTGCCGACCCTCGGATAGACGACGGATGGGGTGGTCAATGTATTGATGCCGTCCATATCATGAATCAAAACAATCCATTTGATCAATATCAAGCTCACTCTTAAGCTTCACTCATCCGCTGCATGGCCCCACCAGAAAGGGCTGGCGCGGCAAGCCGGCGGCGCACTCGCACTGGATGCGCCGCTGTTGAGCCTGGCCATGACAACGCGCCGATAGCGGCCACACCCCGCCAGGCAGGGTAGGAGACAAGGAGACAGACGTGAAGAGAGGATTCGTGCCGGCATGCCGGCTGGCAACTTGCGCGCTGCTGACCATGGCCGCGGGGCCTGCAGCCTATGCCTTCGAGGGCGGCGTCTCGCCGTTCCTCACCGGTTCCACCAGCGAGTACATCGCGGCGCTGCCGCCCATCCCCGGCCTGTTTGCGGTGGAACAGTTCAACTACAGTTCTTCCAACGGTCTCTACGACAACAATGGCAACAAGCTGCCCATCCCCTTCAAGTCGTCGGCCTACTCGGCCACGACCCGCTTGCTGGCCTCCTATGGCGTGCAATGGCTGGGCGCCAAGGTGTATTCGCAGCTGGTGCTGCCGGTGGTGTCGCTGCATACCGAAGTGGCGGGCCACAGCGAAACGCACAACGGCCTCTCCAACGTCACCGCCACACCGGTGCTGCTGCGCTGGGACGTGGCCGCCCACACCAATGTCACGTTCGGATTCGATATCTCTTTGGAGACCGGCTCCTACAGCCCGACCCGGCCCAGCGTGGCGGTCGGCTACACCTCCTGGCAGCCGGTGCTGGCCGTGCGTCACAACAACCCCGACGGACTCGACCTGGGCATCTCCAACCGCCTGCTCATCAACGACCGCAACAGCAGCACCAACTATCGTTCCGGCACGGCCTATGTGGCCGATTTCATCGGCGGCTGGAACGTCGGCAAATGGAAGTTTGGCGTAACCGGTTCTTACCTTAACCAGTTCACCGATGACCGGCAGAACGGCGCCGACATCACCGGCAACCGCGCCCGCAGCCTGTCCCTGGGACCGACCGTGGCCTACAACGCCGGTCCCTTCAGCATCAACATGAATTACCAGCGCGGCCTGTACGCCGCCAATACCGCCAAGAGCGACGCCATCTGGATCAACTTCGCCATGCCGCTGTGGATGGGCGGGGGCCATTGAGCAAGCGCTCGTCATCATAGGAGTCACACCATGTTCCGTTACTTCCCGACGAACTATGTCTGGAATCTTTCCGTTGACCTCGCCATCGAGATGGGCGCGCGCATCGGTGAAATCGAAGCCATGTGCGCGCCCTTGCAGGAGGCCGCCAGGCAGCCTGACGCCGAAGGCACGGCGGCCTTTCGCGCCACCTGGGCGGACATGGCTGAAAAGCTGTGCAGCCTGGCCGCCGAGGATGAGATGCGCGGCCGCCTGCTGTCGGCGGGCGAGAAATACAAGCGCGCCGCCAGCTACCTGCTGACCTGCGAACGCCTGCAGGGCCATGGCGCACCGGGCCGTCTGGAACTCTACAAGCGCTTCCTGGAAGTGTTCCAGCGCGGTATCGCGCTGGCGGGCGAGAACTGCGAACGGGTCGAGATTGCCTACGAAGGCCGGGTCATCTCGGGTCTCTATACCCGGGCCAGGAACGTGCAGGGGCCGGCCCCGGTCCTGGTGCAGCTCAATGGACTGGACTCGACCAAAGAGATGAAATACCTGGTAGGCCTGCCCGGCTGGCTGGCCGAGCGCGGTGTCGCGTCGCTGGTGATCGACCAGCCTGGCACCGGCGAAGCCCTGCGCCTGCACGGCTTGACGGCACGCTTCGATGCCGAGCACTGGGCGCGTCATGTGGTGGACTGGCTGGAGCAGCGCGAGGACGTCGATCCCACCCGCATCGGCTGTGAAGGGGTCTCGCTGGGCGGGTACTACTGCCCCCGTGTGGTGGCCATGGAGCCGCGCTTTGCCTGCGGCGTGGTGTGGGGCGCCAATCACGATTGGCGCGATGTGCAGAAACGGCGTCTGGAGAAGGAGGGCGATTTCCCTGTGCCGCATTACTGGCAGCACGTCTGCTGGGTCTGGGGCGCCAAGGATATCGACGACTTCATGCGCATCGCCGAGGACGTCCACCTGGACGGCGTGGTCGAGAAGATCCGCGTGCCTTTCCTGGTCACCCATGGCGAGAAGGACAGCCAGATTCCGCTCAAGTGGGCGCATCGCACCTACGAACAACTGGTCAACAGCCCCAAGCGCGAATTGAAGGTCTTCACCGACCGCGAAGGCGGCGTGCAGCACGCCAGCTTCGACAACTCCATCAACGCCGGCCACTACATCGCCGACTGGGTCGCCGAAACCCTGGGCGGCCGCACCAAGCGCTGAACATCGACTGCCAACCTAAGGAATACGCATGAACATCATTGGACCTGACGCCCTGGTATTTGGCGTGGATGATCTGCCCGCCTGCCGCCAGTACCTGCTGGACTATGGCCTCAAGGACGCCGGCGGCGACCGCTTCGAAGCCCTGGACGGCACAGCCGTCGTGCTGCGCGCCAAGGACGACGCCAGTCTTCCGCCAGCCATGGGCACTGCCAGCCTGCTGCGCGAGACCGTCTATGGCGTGGCCGACAGCGCCACGCTGGACGCCATCGAGACCGAACTGCGCCGCGACCGCGAAGTCAGCCGCCGCGATGGCGTCGTACGCAGCGTCGATGACATGGGCTTTGCGCTGGCCTTCCAGCTCACCGTGCGCCGCCCCCTGACGCTGCCCGCTGAACGCGTCAATGGCCCTGGCCACGCCCAGCGCGCGCCCAACGAACTGGGTCTGCCGCCGGAATTGCCGGCCTTGCCGCGCACGCTCTCGCATGTGGTGTATTTCGTGCCGGACGCGGCCAAGGCCGAGGCCTTCTATCATCGCCTGGGCTTCGTCTGCACCGACCGCTTCACCGGCGTCGGCCCCTTCCTGCGCCCTGCAGGCACCCTGGACCATCACACCCTGTTCATGATCCAGACCCCGCCCTTCATGAAAGGCTGCGAGCATTTCACCTTCCATATGGGCGGTCCGACCGAACTGCTGCTGGCCGGCACCCGCTTCGTGGAAAAGGGCTACCAGAGCTTCTGGGGACCCGGCCGCCATCGTTTCGGCAGCAACTGGTTCTGGTATTTCAATTCCCCGCTGGGCTGCCACGTCGAGTACGACGCCGACATGGACCTGCACGACCAAAGCTGGGCCGCGCGCGAAGTTCCCATGGGCGCCGATGCCTCGCAGCTGTTCCTGTTCCAGTACCGCGAGAAGTGGGCGCCGAGCGGCCCGCCGCCGCCCGGCGCGGCGCACTGAGTACGAGGACGAATACAAAGACGAATACGACAGCGGAGACAGCCATGTACCTGTGCCACATCACGCAACTGCCGGAGAACGGCGCACGCGGTTTCGATACCGAATCGGCAGGGCAGGCCACCATCTTCGTCTTGCGCCGGGGCGACCAGGTCCGTGCCTGGCGCGACAGCTGTCCGCACCACGGCACGCCGCTGCCGTGGCGGCGCGACGCCTATTTCGACGGCACCGGCCAGCACCTGGTCTGTGCCGCCCATGGCGCGCTGTTCGATCCCCTCACAGGCGTCTGTACGCTCGGTCCCTGCCAGGGCGACACGCTCACGGCAGTACCGCTACGCATCGATGACGACGGCGGCCTGCATGTGGACGCCGGCGATCCGCTTTAACTCTTTCAAGAAAAACATCCAGGAGACTCACCATGACACTCGCAGCCCAACGCATCCTCATCATCGGCGGCGGTTTTTCCGGCATGTCGGCCGCCATCGACCTGCGCCGCCGCGGCGCCCAGGTCGATCTGGTGGAGCTCGATGCCCAGTGGCGCAACTATGGCGCTGGCATCAGCCTGGGGCCGGCCACCCTGCGCGCCTTGAAGCAGCTGGGTGTGCTGGAGGCCTTCCTGCGCGAAGGGGCGGCCGGCGATGGTGTGCGCCTGTGCCTGCCGCATGGTCCGCAAGTGGCCGAACTGCCTACACCGCGCCTGGCCAGTCCCGATGTGCCGGGCGGCGGCGCCATCCTGCGTCCGGTGCTGGCGCGCATCCTGGCCGACGCCACCCGCGCGGCCGGCGCCGATGTACGCCTGGGTTGCACCTTCAGCGCAGTGCGCGAAGTCGGGCACAAGGTCGAAGTGGACTTCACCGATGGCCAGACCCGCCGCTACGACCTGGTGATCGGCGCCGATGGTCTCTATTCCAAGCTGCGCATGCATCTCTTCCCCCATGCCCCCAAGCCGCGCTACAGCGGTCAGGCGGTGTGGCGCGCCGTACTGCCGCGTCCGCAAGAGATCGTCACCTGCACCATGTGGATGGGGCCGCGCATCAAGCCTGGCGTCAATCCGGTGTCCAAGGATGAGATGTACCTGTTTGTCACCGAACCGCGCCCGGTCAACGAGCACGTCGATCCGACCACCTTTGTCTCGCACCTGCGCGGTTTGCTGGAAGAGTTCAGCGCCCCCGTGCTCAAGACCATCCGCGAGCAGCTCGATGACAATGCACGCATCATCTTCCGTCCGCTGGAAGGCCTGCTGTTGCCACGTCCGTGGTACCAGGGACGCGTGGTGCTGATCGGCGACGCCGTCCATGCCACCACGCCACACCTGGCCTCGGGCGCTTGCATCGGCATCGAGGATGCGCTGGTGCTGGCCGATGAGCTGGAACGCCACGGCACGGTGCCGCAAGCCCTGGCGGCCTTCGAGGAGCGGCGCTGGGAGCGCTGCCGCATGGTGGTGGAAAACTCCGCGCGCCTGGGTGAGATCGAGGTTGAAGGCGGCGACAAGGACGAGCATTCGCGCATCATGCGCGCCTCGCATGCGGCGCTGGTGCAACCCATCTGAATGCGCAATGCAGAAGAGCACGTAAAAAATATAAATCATTAACAGTTCTTGACCTGCGCACAACGCGAGGAGACGACATGATCACGAGCTATTCCAAGCGCGGCCTGGCTGCGCTGATGCTGGCGCATTGCGCCGGCATGATTGACCTGGTGGCCCTGCCGGTGTGGGTCGGCACGCTGGTGGCGTATTACCATTTCGATGCGCGCC is drawn from Herbaspirillum seropedicae and contains these coding sequences:
- a CDS encoding LysR family transcriptional regulator, with protein sequence MRFNKLDLNLLVALDALLTEMSISRAAEKIHLSQSAMSNALARLREYFDDELLIQVGRRMEPTPRAEVLKDAVHDVLRRIDGSIAALPAFVPAESTREFRISVSDFTLSVLIPRVLARAHAEGKHIRFALMPQVQDPTRSLDRAEVDLLVLPQEFCTPDHPAEEVFRERHVCVVWRDSALAQGELTLERYMASGHVVMVPPGANASSVEAWMARKLGFARRVEVTSFSFASALALVQGTDRIATVHARLAQLLAPQWPVVIKESPLSLGEMRQMMQWHRYRSNDPGIQWLRRVFLESAQEMDAALPGIC
- a CDS encoding SphA family protein, with product MAAGPAAYAFEGGVSPFLTGSTSEYIAALPPIPGLFAVEQFNYSSSNGLYDNNGNKLPIPFKSSAYSATTRLLASYGVQWLGAKVYSQLVLPVVSLHTEVAGHSETHNGLSNVTATPVLLRWDVAAHTNVTFGFDISLETGSYSPTRPSVAVGYTSWQPVLAVRHNNPDGLDLGISNRLLINDRNSSTNYRSGTAYVADFIGGWNVGKWKFGVTGSYLNQFTDDRQNGADITGNRARSLSLGPTVAYNAGPFSINMNYQRGLYAANTAKSDAIWINFAMPLWMGGGH
- a CDS encoding alpha/beta hydrolase family protein, whose amino-acid sequence is MFRYFPTNYVWNLSVDLAIEMGARIGEIEAMCAPLQEAARQPDAEGTAAFRATWADMAEKLCSLAAEDEMRGRLLSAGEKYKRAASYLLTCERLQGHGAPGRLELYKRFLEVFQRGIALAGENCERVEIAYEGRVISGLYTRARNVQGPAPVLVQLNGLDSTKEMKYLVGLPGWLAERGVASLVIDQPGTGEALRLHGLTARFDAEHWARHVVDWLEQREDVDPTRIGCEGVSLGGYYCPRVVAMEPRFACGVVWGANHDWRDVQKRRLEKEGDFPVPHYWQHVCWVWGAKDIDDFMRIAEDVHLDGVVEKIRVPFLVTHGEKDSQIPLKWAHRTYEQLVNSPKRELKVFTDREGGVQHASFDNSINAGHYIADWVAETLGGRTKR
- a CDS encoding VOC family protein; this encodes MNIIGPDALVFGVDDLPACRQYLLDYGLKDAGGDRFEALDGTAVVLRAKDDASLPPAMGTASLLRETVYGVADSATLDAIETELRRDREVSRRDGVVRSVDDMGFALAFQLTVRRPLTLPAERVNGPGHAQRAPNELGLPPELPALPRTLSHVVYFVPDAAKAEAFYHRLGFVCTDRFTGVGPFLRPAGTLDHHTLFMIQTPPFMKGCEHFTFHMGGPTELLLAGTRFVEKGYQSFWGPGRHRFGSNWFWYFNSPLGCHVEYDADMDLHDQSWAAREVPMGADASQLFLFQYREKWAPSGPPPPGAAH
- a CDS encoding Rieske (2Fe-2S) protein; the protein is MYLCHITQLPENGARGFDTESAGQATIFVLRRGDQVRAWRDSCPHHGTPLPWRRDAYFDGTGQHLVCAAHGALFDPLTGVCTLGPCQGDTLTAVPLRIDDDGGLHVDAGDPL
- a CDS encoding FAD-dependent oxidoreductase, which produces MTLAAQRILIIGGGFSGMSAAIDLRRRGAQVDLVELDAQWRNYGAGISLGPATLRALKQLGVLEAFLREGAAGDGVRLCLPHGPQVAELPTPRLASPDVPGGGAILRPVLARILADATRAAGADVRLGCTFSAVREVGHKVEVDFTDGQTRRYDLVIGADGLYSKLRMHLFPHAPKPRYSGQAVWRAVLPRPQEIVTCTMWMGPRIKPGVNPVSKDEMYLFVTEPRPVNEHVDPTTFVSHLRGLLEEFSAPVLKTIREQLDDNARIIFRPLEGLLLPRPWYQGRVVLIGDAVHATTPHLASGACIGIEDALVLADELERHGTVPQALAAFEERRWERCRMVVENSARLGEIEVEGGDKDEHSRIMRASHAALVQPI